In a single window of the Candidatus Wallbacteria bacterium genome:
- a CDS encoding P-loop NTPase, with translation MKDQASGLRVMMAKKTRERELKERATLLQSLIDSAGEMPPPRLRQILAVTSGKGGVGKSTISANLGLYFSSRGLETILMDADLGLANIDVILGVKPSGTLLQVIRGQKSLKEIIQPGPMGLKLISGASGIADLANLSETERRNLIGEIASLQYEGEILLIDTGAGLSQNVLGFLTLADQVVLIVTDEPASIADSYGVVKALSQANYQGKITVIMNRIRIEKHGRMLFHKLCATAKKFLKKDLKLAGIILDEPLVRESTQKMQPFYILSPAAEVTRNLRGIGEVVLGASEYKPDAGHSILKRLSSFFSIR, from the coding sequence ATGAAAGACCAGGCGAGCGGATTGAGGGTGATGATGGCAAAGAAAACCAGGGAGCGCGAGCTCAAGGAGAGAGCCACCCTGCTGCAGAGCCTGATCGACAGCGCGGGTGAAATGCCTCCTCCCAGGCTCAGGCAGATACTGGCTGTCACATCCGGGAAGGGCGGGGTGGGAAAGAGCACCATCAGCGCCAACCTGGGGCTGTATTTTTCGTCCAGAGGGCTGGAAACGATCCTGATGGACGCTGACTTAGGCCTTGCAAACATAGACGTGATCCTGGGGGTGAAGCCTTCAGGCACTCTGCTGCAGGTGATCAGGGGGCAAAAGAGTCTCAAAGAGATCATTCAGCCCGGCCCCATGGGATTGAAATTGATTTCCGGAGCTTCCGGGATTGCCGACCTTGCCAATCTGAGCGAAACCGAGCGGCGCAACCTGATCGGGGAAATCGCCTCGCTGCAGTATGAGGGAGAGATTTTATTGATCGATACCGGAGCCGGTCTTTCTCAGAATGTGCTGGGATTCCTTACTCTGGCCGACCAGGTGGTGCTGATCGTGACCGATGAACCGGCTTCGATCGCTGACAGCTATGGTGTGGTCAAAGCCTTGAGCCAGGCCAATTATCAGGGTAAAATCACTGTGATCATGAATCGGATCCGGATCGAAAAGCATGGCAGAATGCTTTTCCACAAACTCTGCGCCACAGCAAAGAAATTTCTGAAGAAGGATCTGAAGCTGGCCGGCATCATACTTGATGAACCACTGGTTCGGGAATCCACTCAGAAGATGCAGCCTTTTTACATTCTGAGCCCGGCTGCAGAAGTCACGAGAAACCTGCGCGGGATTGGTGAAGTAGTACTGGGAGCTTCAGAATACAAACCCGATGCAGGGCACAGTATTCTGAAGCGGTTGAGCAGTTTTTTTTCGATTAGATGA
- a CDS encoding ornithine carbamoyltransferase — protein MNTNFRGKHFIDTDEFTREEVDTMLEASSYLKLKFALGEQHRLLQDKTVFMMFFEQSTRTRNSMEAGITQLGGHAHDLTPDKMQLSHGESAKDTAEVLSRMGHAIACRNCFFGYGEKNELGNNYLRELAKYSQIPILSLQDDWYHPMQSLADLLTIQEKFGKNLKGLKICISWAYATSHAKPLSVPQSQILLFPRYGMDVVVAGPKEFPFIPEIVEKAKKNAEKHGGSIKFVDNMEEGFRGAHIVIPKNWGGFLGVEVPPGQSRIKHLSTDDGKKVMKANLEKYKHWICDEKLMGITDKQSVYMHALPADRGKEVVDSVIDGEHSIVIDEAENRIHTAKAVMALTMGGRP, from the coding sequence ATGAACACAAATTTCAGGGGCAAACATTTCATCGACACTGACGAATTCACCAGAGAAGAAGTTGATACAATGCTGGAGGCTTCCAGTTACCTGAAGCTGAAATTCGCATTGGGAGAGCAGCATCGCCTGCTGCAGGACAAGACGGTTTTCATGATGTTCTTCGAGCAGTCCACCAGGACCAGGAACTCGATGGAGGCCGGCATCACCCAGCTCGGCGGGCACGCCCACGACCTGACACCGGACAAGATGCAGCTGTCTCATGGCGAATCAGCGAAGGATACCGCCGAAGTGCTGTCCCGGATGGGTCACGCCATCGCCTGCCGCAACTGCTTTTTCGGATACGGTGAGAAGAACGAGCTCGGCAATAATTACTTGCGCGAACTGGCCAAATATTCCCAGATTCCGATCTTGAGCCTCCAGGACGACTGGTATCACCCGATGCAGTCCCTGGCAGACCTGCTCACGATCCAGGAGAAGTTCGGAAAAAACCTCAAAGGGCTGAAAATCTGCATTTCCTGGGCTTATGCCACCAGCCACGCCAAACCCCTGTCTGTACCGCAGAGCCAGATCCTGCTCTTCCCGCGCTATGGCATGGATGTCGTAGTAGCAGGGCCAAAAGAATTCCCCTTTATCCCGGAAATAGTGGAAAAAGCCAAAAAAAACGCTGAAAAACACGGCGGAAGCATTAAATTTGTAGACAACATGGAAGAAGGATTCCGCGGCGCTCATATAGTGATCCCTAAGAACTGGGGAGGATTCCTGGGAGTCGAAGTTCCTCCTGGTCAGTCCCGCATCAAACACCTGTCCACTGACGACGGCAAAAAAGTCATGAAAGCCAATCTGGAAAAATACAAGCACTGGATCTGTGACGAGAAATTGATGGGCATCACTGATAAGCAATCAGTCTACATGCACGCTCTGCCGGCGGATCGCGGCAAAGAAGTGGTGGACAGCGTGATCGACGGTGAGCATTCAATCGTGATCGACGAAGCGGAAAACCGGATCCATACGGCAAAGGCTGTGATGGCGTTGACCATGGGAGGGCGTCCTTAG